Within the Nasonia vitripennis strain AsymCx chromosome 1 unlocalized genomic scaffold, Nvit_psr_1.1 chr1_random0013, whole genome shotgun sequence genome, the region GGGTCCAGATGCAGGGTCCTCATTGGCAAAATTAACGGAACACCCTTCTCGACGGTTATATTCGTCCCGGGAAACGTGTAGTCCGTTTCTGGAATTCGATCGATCCAAGGAAGAACAGGATACAACCTCAATGCCTCATTGACGACCATATTCAGATAAGGTAGCGACATCAGCTGGTGACAACGTAAGGGGTATAATGTGTAAGTAAGTGTAAAATAATCGGTCGAAGTATGCACGTACAGTAACAACGTACCTTTTCGTAAGACATCTGTCCTCCAGGCGTTTCCAGAGCGTTCAAAATCTCGGTTCTCAATTTCGCTTGAATCTCGGGATGCCTGGCCAGTGCGTACAGAGCGAAAGACATCGTCGTCGAAGACGTCTCAAAGCCACCAGTGAAAAATACTGCTGCTTGAGCGATCAAGGCATCGCCTTCCAATTCTGTAAGTCAAGCGCGAAAAATTCATGCAACATTATTCAGTTTTTGGGTTTTATCGAATCGTTCAGAGAGTTTCGTTCAACTCGCCAGCCAGTGTGTGATCTGATTGGATCTCCTTGCGCCTATTTTATAGCTGGCCTTCGTCGCTTCGAGATCATTACAGCACAATGAAATTGGCCCCCAAATGCAATGAATTTCAGATCCGGTGATCTTAAAAAGAGATTTCCTCTTTGTTAATTATACAATTATACTGACTGTAATGAGCGTTGGGGTCCCTGTCCTGCTTTTTCTTGATTTCGATCAGCATGTCCACCAAGTCTGCCCTCTTGTCACCGGACTCCATACGCCGGTTTATCACATCCCCAAAGGTGTTGCGCAAAAACTCGGTTGCTTTTTCATCGAAGAACTTGGCGTTGGTGTAGGGCCGAAGCGAAGGTATGAAGAAGAGAGCCAGCAACTGCAGGTAGCGCTTGAAGCTGCTTCTGAAGACCTGTCGGCCGTTCTTGCGGAAGATGGCATCCGGATCCTTCAGCGAGTTCAGCTGCAGACCGTACGCCGTTGCGCCGATCAGATCGGTCGTGAATCTCGAGCAGATTTCCTTGATTTCGAGCGGCTTTCCAACTTTTTCTGCACAGCCAAGATGTTTGTTCTGCAATGTCTCAAAGTGATATCACACGATGGGAAAAAATCAAGCGACTCTTCGATAAGAAATTGTTATATAAGGATGTTTATTCCTCAAATTGCCGTATATACTGTGTACCGTCGATGTCGAACTTGTCGAGGTGATCCTGCAGGTCGACGCAGATCTCCATCATGAGCTCGTACATCTTCTTGAGCTTTCCCGAGGTGAAAATCGGCGAGATCTTCGTCCTGATGTACTTCCAGGGCGGGTTGTTCACCAGGAAGAGGTTGGCGGCGCTCATGACGTCGGTGTGCTTGCCGCACAGGACCTTGTTGGAGAAGTTGCCGAAGTCCTTGATGAAGACGTACTTGATCAGCTCCGGATCGCGCAGTATGAGGTACGGCTTGTCGAAGACGTACAGTCCGATGACCTTCTCTCCCGCGCCCTTCTCGTACGTCTCGCGGATCAAGTCGTGCGGCGACTTCTTCCCGAGCAGGCAGGCCGCCACGTTCCCGAAGAGGAACCTCGGCTCCGCGTACTTCACGCCTCGCTTTCTCCAGTAGTCGTGTTTCCTCCTCGCGTGCAGGCAGAGGCCCAGCAGCAGAGCGGACGCGCAAATCGCCGCCTCCAGGCACCAGTCCGACGTCAGCACGGCCATCGCGAGAGAATAGTAGGCCGGAATGACTGCAGCATCCGCGACGGTCGGAGGCGCACTGACTGCTCGTCCGCGCAGTTTTCCCCTGATATCGGCCTGTGCGAGCGTCGCGTGTTTGCGTAGTGAATAGTGTTTGTATAGTGAATCGCCACTTTTCTCGCATTTGTTATTTAGCATGATTAATGCCGTGCTTAGTTGAAAAGATTATGTGCGTTGCGTAGACTCGAAGACGTTTCTTGTGCGGAAAGTAGGGAAGAGTAGGGAAAGTATAAGTGCAAGCTCGttcaatatttcaaataaCTATTGCAGCGAAGCCTCCGACCGGGCGACTGCTCGCTTCCTCGATTCGGAAAGAACTAACTGCAGTTGGCACGCTGTCCTCCGCTGAAGGATTTACAATACCTGATCGCTGACGCGGCCCTGCGGCTGATCGCAGCTGAGGAGCTCTGGAGCTCTGCCGATATCCAGGTATGCGTTAATGGTTCGGAGTGCGCCTCGCCCTCGATAATCCCTAATGACCGTCTTTGTAGCTCGTACTTTGCGTAGGCAATGAACGCACCGCACCGCGTATCCGAGAGGCTCATCGTCATAAAAAGTGCAGCAGACCCGCTGCCGCACGGCGTTTGCTCTTGCGGGCTTTCCCCCGCCACAATAAAACTACAactgaatatttcaaaatgcttaaactaAGTTTTGCCAAAAAACGTCCAACGAAGCTATGAAGCTTTTTAAACGAGATCGCGCTCTTTTCCGATTTGAGGAAACATTTATTCGCTCCACGTGCATGTCCTTGTTGTGATCAACTTGAGTAACTATTCGGTATTTATATTGATGTTGTGCAACGCAAAATTAAGTATGCAAAGTATCAATTCGCAAGATTTTCCTGTAGCAATTTAAaagtctatatatatatatatatatat harbors:
- the LOC100114302 gene encoding cytochrome P450 6k1, whose amino-acid sequence is MLNNKCEKSGDSLYKHYSLRKHATLAQADIRGKLRGRAVSAPPTVADAAVIPAYYSLAMAVLTSDWCLEAAICASALLLGLCLHARRKHDYWRKRGVKYAEPRFLFGNVAACLLGKKSPHDLIRETYEKGAGEKVIGLYVFDKPYLILRDPELIKYVFIKDFGNFSNKVLCGKHTDVMSAANLFLVNNPPWKYIRTKISPIFTSGKLKKMYELMMEICVDLQDHLDKFDIDEKVGKPLEIKEICSRFTTDLIGATAYGLQLNSLKDPDAIFRKNGRQVFRSSFKRYLQLLALFFIPSLRPYTNAKFFDEKATEFLRNTFGDVINRRMESGDKRADLVDMLIEIKKKQDRDPNAHYKLEGDALIAQAAVFFTGGFETSSTTMSFALYALARHPEIQAKLRTEILNALETPGGQMSYEKLMSLPYLNMVVNEALRLYPVLPWIDRIPETDYTFPGTNITVEKGVPLILPMRTLHLDPDYFPDPDKFIPERFSEENKKNIVPCTFFPFGEGPRNCIGLRLGIIQSKLGIVNFLSRYELSICKETDFKIDHMHVLTQAKGGICLNFRKLPA